Proteins encoded within one genomic window of Aliidongia dinghuensis:
- a CDS encoding quaternary amine ABC transporter ATP-binding protein: MGAAYSGIGVPRMARNIQSDASIEIRELFKIFGASPARHVEAVRNGLSKTELGRNHGHVLALNNISIAMPAGKIQVIMGLSGSGKSTLIRHINRLVEPTSGSIVIDGRDILDMGELELREFRRNRTAMVFQKFALLPHRTVIENVTFGLEVRGMPKAKARDVGMAWIERVGLHGFDARYPHELSGGMQQRVGLARALSNDAAILLMDEAYSALDPLIRTDMQTVLLDLQAELKKTIVFITHDLDEALRLGDQIAILRDGEVVQQGTSQDIVLRPADNYVMDFVKGVNRARVVRVETVMKPLGRAYPTGDTTIPAGAAIEDAMRMVVHGPDTEVVVVGSTGQPVGLVSLRELAGALISPGGSLPQNLGPQATTTTEPARSQRSRL, encoded by the coding sequence ATGGGCGCCGCCTACAGCGGCATAGGGGTGCCACGCATGGCTAGAAACATCCAGTCCGACGCCTCGATCGAGATACGGGAGCTGTTCAAGATCTTCGGCGCCTCGCCAGCGCGGCATGTCGAGGCTGTAAGGAACGGGCTCTCCAAGACCGAACTCGGGCGAAACCATGGGCATGTGCTGGCGCTGAACAACATCAGCATCGCCATGCCGGCCGGCAAGATTCAGGTCATCATGGGCCTGTCCGGCTCCGGCAAGTCCACGCTGATCCGGCATATCAACCGGCTGGTCGAGCCGACCTCGGGATCGATCGTCATCGACGGACGCGACATCCTCGATATGGGGGAATTGGAGCTGCGCGAATTCCGGCGCAATCGGACCGCGATGGTGTTCCAGAAATTCGCCCTTCTGCCGCACAGGACCGTCATCGAGAACGTGACGTTCGGCCTCGAGGTCCGGGGCATGCCAAAGGCGAAAGCGCGCGATGTCGGCATGGCGTGGATCGAGCGGGTCGGCCTCCACGGGTTCGATGCCCGTTATCCGCATGAGCTGTCCGGCGGCATGCAACAGCGGGTCGGCCTTGCCCGCGCGCTCAGCAACGATGCCGCAATCCTCCTGATGGATGAGGCCTATTCGGCATTGGACCCGCTCATCAGGACGGATATGCAGACAGTGCTTCTGGATCTGCAGGCGGAATTGAAGAAGACCATCGTCTTCATTACGCATGATCTCGACGAGGCGCTCAGGCTCGGCGATCAGATCGCGATTTTGCGGGACGGCGAAGTCGTCCAGCAGGGCACGAGCCAGGACATCGTCCTGCGGCCGGCCGACAACTACGTCATGGACTTCGTCAAGGGCGTCAACAGAGCGCGCGTGGTGCGCGTCGAGACCGTGATGAAGCCTCTCGGGCGAGCCTATCCGACCGGAGACACCACGATCCCAGCCGGCGCGGCGATCGAAGATGCGATGCGGATGGTGGTCCATGGCCCGGATACCGAGGTTGTCGTCGTCGGATCGACCGGACAGCCTGTCGGATTGGTCAGCCTGCGAGAGCTTGCCGGGGCATTGATCTCTCCGGGTGGGTCGCTCCCGCAGAACCTTGGCCCACAGGCCACCACGACGACCGAACCCGCGCGCAGCCAGCGGAGCCGGCTCTAG
- a CDS encoding ABC transporter permease: MNWLLNFPQLSDESLLAIKRYVDGSFRAFTRTYGDGIEAFFGPLDRTLIFFERLITGTPWPIIVLVIGAVAWFAARSWAVVAAAVGTLLAIGLFGLWGDAMKTISLVFAATIFSIAIGIPIGVLMSRFRRLGAIVQTVLDVMQTMPPFVYLIPVVMLLGIGRVPGFIAVVIYALPPIIRLTDLGIRLVDSEVIEAADAYGCSRWQKLSKVQMPLALPTIMAGINQTIMMALAMVVIASMIGVQGLGLSVLQAIANQYFTLGVFNGFAIVGIAIIFDRISQAYGRRLQRHRGATHG; encoded by the coding sequence ATGAACTGGCTGCTCAATTTTCCGCAATTAAGCGACGAGTCCCTGCTGGCGATCAAACGATACGTCGACGGATCGTTCAGGGCCTTTACCCGCACCTACGGCGACGGAATCGAAGCCTTCTTTGGCCCGCTCGACCGGACCCTGATCTTCTTCGAGCGCCTGATAACCGGCACGCCGTGGCCGATCATCGTCCTCGTGATCGGTGCCGTCGCGTGGTTTGCAGCCCGCAGCTGGGCGGTCGTGGCGGCCGCGGTCGGAACTCTGCTCGCGATCGGTCTCTTCGGCCTGTGGGGCGATGCGATGAAGACGATCTCTCTCGTCTTCGCCGCGACGATCTTTTCGATCGCAATCGGCATTCCGATCGGCGTCCTGATGTCCCGCTTCAGGCGCCTCGGGGCCATCGTGCAGACCGTTCTCGATGTCATGCAGACGATGCCTCCCTTCGTCTATCTCATTCCCGTCGTCATGCTCTTGGGAATAGGCCGGGTGCCGGGCTTCATCGCTGTGGTCATCTACGCTCTTCCGCCGATCATCCGTCTCACGGACCTCGGCATCAGGCTGGTCGACAGCGAAGTCATCGAGGCGGCCGACGCTTACGGCTGCTCGCGCTGGCAGAAGCTGTCGAAAGTGCAGATGCCGCTCGCCCTGCCGACCATCATGGCCGGCATCAACCAGACGATCATGATGGCGCTTGCCATGGTCGTCATCGCCTCAATGATCGGCGTGCAGGGGCTGGGGCTGAGCGTCCTTCAGGCGATCGCCAATCAGTATTTCACGCTGGGTGTCTTCAACGGCTTTGCCATCGTCGGCATTGCGATCATTTTCGACCGCATAAGCCAGGCGTATGGGCGCCGCCTACAGCGGCATAGGGGTGCCACGCATGGCTAG